One Baekduia alba genomic window, GGCGTTGTGGCGCACGGTGCGACGCGTGACCGTGACGTCCTGGATCTGGCTGAAGAGCAGCGGCGCGCCGTCGTCGCCCTCGACCAGCACGCTGGCGATCTCGAGGTCGACGACGACCCCGTCGGGGCGCACCGCGCGGCGCACGTAGGGCGGCGGCACGGTCCCGGTCGACAGCAGCGCGAGGTTCTTGCGCGAGAGCTCCGCTTCGTCGGGGTGGACGATGTCGGCGATCGGGCGTCCGATCAGCGCCTCGGGCGTGCGGCCGAGCATCGCGGCCAGCGTGGCGTTGACGCGGCGCCAGCGCAGGTCGGGGACCGAGACGAAGGCCATGCCGATCGCGGCCTCCTCGAAGCCGCGCGCGAAGCGCCGCTCCTCGTGCATCTGGCCCAATTCGCGGAAGGTCAGCGTCGCGCGCGTGAGCGCGACGGCCAGCGCGAGCAGCGCGAGGACGACCGTGACGGCGTCGCCGGGGTCGCTGATCGCGAGGACGATGACGGTCGCGACCACGCACGCCAGCGGCAGCGCGAGCACCGCGACGCTGTCGGGCCGCAGCCGGCGCGCGGGCGGGGCCGGGCGCCAGGCGGCGACGCCGATCGTCAGCAGCGCGAGCGGGAACAGCGCGTTGGCGGCGGACAGCTCGGAGTAGGTGCCGCGGGCCATGTCGAGGTCCTGGACGACGTCGCCGATCGCGGTCAGCGCCAGCGCCGCGGCCAGCAGCCGCCAGATGTCGCCGCGCCAGCCGCTCAGCGCGCACGCCCACAGCAGGATGCTCAGGAGGACGAGGTCGGCGCACGGGAACGCCAGGCCCGCGATGAGCTTGCCGGTCGCGATGCCGTCGAGGTCGTGGTGGACGACGGCGGCGCAGATCGCGGAGACCGTGAGGCCGCCGAGCACGCCGTCGAGGAAGAACGAGAGCGTGAACGGGCGCAGCCGCGCGCGCAGCAGCCCCAGCAGCGCCGGGTAGACGGTCGCGTAGAACGCGAACCAGAAGACGTAGGCGACGGCCGGCGGGTCGTCGGACGGACGCGGCGAGATGATCGTCGACGTCGTGCCCAGCGCGTAGCAGGCGATGCCGATCCCGATCAGGGTCCAGGCGCGGCGGTCCTCCTCCATGGCGCGGGCGCGCAGGAGGCAGAGGGCGGCGGCCGCGACGTAGAGGGCGATCGCGCCGTACCAGCGCACGGCGAGATGGCCGTCGTGCCCGATCCCGGGCAGGAGACGGCCCACGACGTAGATGAGAGCCAGCGCGACGCCGATCAGCGGCACGGCGGCCCGGCGCGATGCGGGCGGTTGCGGCACGGGTGTGGAGGTCCTTCCCACGGTGATCGGCAGCTGGCGTGACGGACCTGAGGGCGACCTCTACCATCGGGCGTGGAGCCACTACTGGGAGGTAGGCATGTCTCGTCTCGTACGCATGGATCGGACCGGCCACACCACGTTGGCGGAGTGGGACGCCCAGGATCCCGCGGCCGTCGAGGCGGCGGTGACCGCGTTCCGCGCGCAGTTGGACCGCGGGTACTTCGCGATGGTCACGACCGGCCCGGGCCACGCCGAGCAGGTCAAGGAGCTGCCGCTCGACGCCGACCTCGTGATCCTGCGGCTGCCGATCAGCGGCGGCTGATGGCGCTGGAGGCCACGAGCGCGCCGAGCGCGCCGCTGCCCGAGACGGCGGCCGTCCATTGGCGGGCGCCGATGGACGCCGCGCGCCTGCGCAAGCGCGGCGCGCTGTGGACGCTGACGACCTTCGCCCACGTCGTGCCGTTCATCGGCGCCGGCGTCGTGCTGCTCCTCGTCCAGCCGCTGGCGGTCGCCGTGTCGCTGGCGAGCTTCGCCCACGCCTGGATCATCCCCATGCTCTACGCGGCGCGCGGCGCGAACCTGCTGCGCCCGAAGGGCCGCAGCGCCGACGCCGGCGCCGAGCGCACCGCGCTCGGCCTGCTCGGCGACCTGCTCGACCACGACGCGCGCGCCCTGCAGGCGCAGACCGGCCTGGTCGTCGAGCACGGGCGCCTCGGCGTCTGGGTTGTGGGGGAGGCGGGCGCGGCGCTGGTCAGCGGCCGCGGCCGGCGCGTCACGTGCTTCTGCGTGCGCGTCGCGGCGCCGGACCTCCCGAGCGCGGACCGCATCGCGCACCTGCTCCTGGCGCTGCGCGCCGACGAGGTCGGCTTCGCGACCGTCGCCAACATGGCCTTCAGCGGCGGGCGCTGGCGGGTGGCCCGCCGGCTGCCGCGCGCGGCCCGCCCGGCCCTGGCCGCCGCGCGGCGCCTCGACCGCGTGTAAGGGTCGGCGCCGGCATCTTCCGACCGCCTGGCGGTGGGCGCGGGCCCCGCGGGGCGCCACCATGATGTCCATGACCACCGCCACCGCAACCCCGCTCTCGAGGATCATCCTCGTCGGCGAGCGGTCGCGGCTGGGGTCGGGCCAGGACGCGCCGGCCATCCGCCGCTACCGCCTTGCCCGCCTGCACGTCAACGACCGGCCGTCGGGGGCTGGGCGTTACGAGCACCTTCGTCGTAGTCACGACTGAGGGACGAGACAGCGCATCCGGCGACCGCGGGCTCCGAGGGGGCGCCCGCGGTCGCCGATCTGCGTCATCGACCCCGCCAAGGGACTAGCCTGTAGGGCATGGACGAGACCACCGCCAAGCCTTCCTTGCTGAAGCGCCTCCTGGCGCTCGTGGTCCTGGCGATCGCCGCCTGGATCCTGCTGAAGTTCGTGATCGGCCTGCTCGCCGGTCTCGCGACGATCATCGTGATCGTCCTGTGCATCGTCGCGGTGGTCTGGGCGCTGCGCGTCCTCTGATCGGCCGGCGCGATGGTCTACATCGTCATCGCGATGTCCTTCGCGCTCGCCGGCGGCATCGTCGGGCGCATCAAGGGCAGCTCGTTCTTCATCTGGTTCCTGATCTCGGGCGCGTTCCCGATCGTCGGCCTGGCCGCCGCCGTGCTCTACCGGTACGACACCGACGAGCCGCAGCGCCGCTGCCCGACGTGCGGCCACCTCTGCATGATCCATGATGCGTTGTGCACGCGCTGCGGGTCGGAGCTCGACTTCCCCGAGGAGTCCGAGATCCTGCCGCCGGTCGCGCCCGCGTAGGATGGACGGCCCCAACCACCGGACCTGGTTCGAAAGGAGGTCAAGCGCATGCGAGCGGTCGATGCCGTGATGGAGTGCCTTAAGGCAGAAGGTGTGGACGTCGTATTCGGGTATCCCGGAGGCGCGAACCTCCCGACCTACGACGCGTTCGTGGACGCCGGCATCCGCCACGTCCTCGTGCGTCACGAGGCCGGCGGCGGCCACGCCGCGGCGGGCTACGCGAAGGCGACCGGCAAGGTCGGCGTCGCGCTGGGCACCAGCGGCCCGGGCGCGACCAACCTCGTCACGCCGATCATGGACGCGATGATGGACTCGGTCCCGGTCGTGTTCATCACCGGCCAGGTCCGGACCGAGCTGCTCGGGACCGACGGCTTCCAGGAGGCCGACATCCTCGGCATCACGATGCCGGCGGTCAAGCACTCGTGGATGATCCAGCACCCGCTCGAGATCCCGCGCGTGCTGCACGAGGCGTTCCACGTCGCGCGCACCGGCCGGCCGGGGCCCGTCGTCGTCGACATCCCGACCGACCTGTCGAAGGCCGACATCCCGTACGAGCCCGTCACCGACGTGCACCTGCCGGGCTACCAGGTCACGGTCGAGGGCAACGTCAAGCAGATCCGCCAGGCCGCCAAGGCGCTGGCCAGCGCGCGGCGGCCCGTCATCTACGCGGGCGGCGGCGTGATCCTGGCCGACGCAGCGGAGGAGCTGACCGAGTTCGCGACGAGCGATCGCTTCCCGGTCACCAACACGCTCAACGGGCTGGGCGGGTTCCCTGGCACGCACGACCAGTTCCTGGGCATGCTCGGCATGCACGGCACGCGCGCGGCGAACTACGCGATGGACGAGGCCGACCTGATCTGCGCGGTCGGCGCCCGCTTCGACGACCGCATCACCGGCAAGCTGTCGGAGTTCGCGCCGCGGGCCAAGTTCATCCACATCGACATCGACCCGGCCGAGATCTCCAAGAACGTCCCGGCGCACATCCCGATCGTCGGCGACGCCAAGAACATCCTCA contains:
- the ilvB gene encoding biosynthetic-type acetolactate synthase large subunit; the encoded protein is MRAVDAVMECLKAEGVDVVFGYPGGANLPTYDAFVDAGIRHVLVRHEAGGGHAAAGYAKATGKVGVALGTSGPGATNLVTPIMDAMMDSVPVVFITGQVRTELLGTDGFQEADILGITMPAVKHSWMIQHPLEIPRVLHEAFHVARTGRPGPVVVDIPTDLSKADIPYEPVTDVHLPGYQVTVEGNVKQIRQAAKALASARRPVIYAGGGVILADAAEELTEFATSDRFPVTNTLNGLGGFPGTHDQFLGMLGMHGTRAANYAMDEADLICAVGARFDDRITGKLSEFAPRAKFIHIDIDPAEISKNVPAHIPIVGDAKNILIKLVNEYRALGADPSRLEEWWQRIGGWQERHPLHYADSVDTEIKPQRAVQAIYEATDGDAIITSDVGQHQMWSAQYYKFDKPRRWINSGGLGTMGFGLPAAMGAAVGMPDETVVCITGDGSVQMNSQELATCVQNRIPVKVFILNNGYLGMVRQWQELFWDNRYSHVDMGQSPDFVKLAEAYGATGLRLTSKETLVDDLRGAIATEGPVLVDIRVTREENVYPMIAPGAAAREMVG